Below is a window of Desmonostoc muscorum LEGE 12446 DNA.
TAACCAATGACTAGGGATTATTTTCTTCCAGTGAGATGATGACAACAGTAATGTTATCGTGCCCTCCTTGCTCCTTAGCAGCCTCAACTAGGGAGATGGCGGCTTTATCCAGCCAAGGAGTGTCTTGCAGACAGCTAGCAATCTTTTGCTCGACAAGTTCTTCTGTGAGACCATCGCTACATAACAGGAAGCGATCGCCAATTTTTACATCTAGTGGTTGCACATCAATCTGATGCAGGTCTTCACGCCCTAAACAGCGCGATAATACATGACGGAAAGGATGTAACCGTGCTTCATCCGGGGTGATGTCACCGATTTTGATTGCCCGTGCTACCCAAGTGTGGTCTTCCGTTACTTGTTCTAATTGTGATTCTCGGAAGCGATACAGCCGGGAATCCCCAACAT
It encodes the following:
- a CDS encoding Stp1/IreP family PP2C-type Ser/Thr phosphatase, which gives rise to MKINFTGLSDPGLIRSNNQDAYYIDPEGRFFVVADGMGGHAGGEEASRIATSEIQAYLVANWESPKSSQELLEQALWDANQAILQDQQNHPERADMGTTVVAIIFRSPEPPWCAHVGDSRLYRFRESQLEQVTEDHTWVARAIKIGDITPDEARLHPFRHVLSRCLGREDLHQIDVQPLDVKIGDRFLLCSDGLTEELVEQKIASCLQDTPWLDKAAISLVEAAKEQGGHDNITVVIISLEENNP